Proteins from a single region of Streptomyces spectabilis:
- a CDS encoding MFS transporter has protein sequence MSHATAHPRADRGVVPVLAFSGIVVAVMQTLLVPVIKDLPALLRTSPSNATWVMTSTLLAGAVSTPIMGRLGDLFGKRRMLLTSLAVMVVGSLVCALTDDLVVMIAGRALQGVAMGAIPLGIGLMRDELPREKLGSAMALMSSSIGVGGGLAMPAAALVAQHADWHALFFGAAGLGVLAMALIVFLVPESPLRAEGTFDVLGALGLSAGLVLFLLPITKGSDWGWGSGLTLGLFAASAAVLVLWGVMELRVKAPLVDLRTTARREVLLTNLASIMVGVAFYAISLVLPQLLQLPAATGYGLGQSMVVAGLCVAPLGITMMFTAPLYARLSATYGPKVTLILGMLVIAIGYGAGLGLMSAAWQTIVISVVVGAGIGLAYSSLPALIIGAVDPSETGAANGLNTLMRSIGTSVSSAVIGMVLANTAHTAGPVEVPTMEGFRASFLIATGAVAIGLVFALFLPGRPRAAAGQHTQLRASSEEDAALARATEALTGGFQGRVLSPAGAPVARAQVTLIDPHGRRAGAALSDDDGRYALAVPADGAYVLAATAAGHAPGAVSAVHRGEERPVEVDLALPGDSEILA, from the coding sequence ATGTCGCACGCGACGGCCCACCCCCGCGCTGACCGCGGCGTCGTCCCCGTCCTCGCCTTCTCCGGCATCGTCGTCGCCGTCATGCAGACGCTGCTCGTCCCCGTCATCAAGGACCTGCCGGCCCTGCTCCGCACGTCGCCGTCCAACGCCACCTGGGTCATGACGTCGACGCTCCTCGCGGGCGCCGTCTCCACCCCGATCATGGGCAGGCTCGGCGACCTCTTCGGCAAGCGCCGGATGCTGCTCACGAGCCTCGCGGTCATGGTCGTCGGCTCGCTGGTGTGCGCCCTCACCGACGACCTCGTCGTCATGATCGCCGGGCGTGCCCTGCAAGGCGTCGCGATGGGCGCCATCCCGCTGGGCATCGGCCTGATGCGCGACGAGCTGCCGCGCGAGAAGCTCGGCTCGGCGATGGCCCTGATGAGCTCCTCCATAGGCGTCGGCGGCGGGCTCGCCATGCCCGCGGCCGCCCTGGTGGCGCAGCACGCCGACTGGCACGCCCTGTTCTTCGGGGCCGCGGGCCTCGGCGTGCTCGCCATGGCGCTGATCGTGTTCCTGGTGCCGGAGAGCCCGCTGCGGGCCGAGGGCACCTTCGACGTCCTCGGCGCGCTCGGCCTCTCGGCGGGCCTGGTCCTCTTCCTCCTGCCCATCACCAAGGGCAGCGACTGGGGCTGGGGTTCGGGCCTGACCCTCGGTCTGTTCGCGGCCTCGGCCGCGGTGCTCGTCCTATGGGGCGTGATGGAGCTGCGCGTCAAGGCGCCGCTTGTCGACCTGCGCACCACGGCCCGGCGCGAGGTGCTGCTCACCAACCTCGCCTCGATCATGGTCGGCGTCGCCTTCTACGCCATCTCCCTTGTGCTCCCCCAGCTCCTCCAGCTGCCCGCCGCCACCGGCTACGGCCTCGGCCAGTCGATGGTCGTCGCGGGCCTGTGCGTGGCGCCGCTCGGCATCACGATGATGTTCACGGCGCCCCTCTACGCGCGGCTCTCGGCCACGTACGGACCGAAGGTCACCCTGATCCTCGGCATGCTCGTCATCGCCATCGGCTACGGCGCGGGCCTCGGCCTGATGAGCGCCGCCTGGCAGACCATCGTCATCTCGGTCGTCGTCGGCGCGGGCATCGGCCTCGCCTACTCCTCACTGCCCGCGCTCATCATCGGCGCCGTCGACCCCTCCGAGACGGGCGCGGCCAACGGCCTCAACACCCTGATGCGGTCCATCGGCACCTCGGTGTCCAGCGCCGTCATCGGCATGGTGCTCGCCAACACCGCCCACACGGCGGGCCCCGTCGAGGTGCCCACCATGGAGGGCTTCCGCGCCTCCTTCCTCATCGCCACCGGCGCCGTCGCGATCGGCCTCGTGTTCGCGCTGTTCCTGCCCGGCAGGCCCCGGGCCGCGGCCGGGCAGCACACGCAGCTGCGGGCCAGCAGCGAGGAGGACGCCGCGCTCGCCCGGGCCACCGAGGCGCTCACCGGCGGGTTCCAGGGGCGTGTCCTCTCCCCCGCGGGCGCGCCGGTGGCCCGCGCGCAGGTCACGCTGATCGACCCGCACGGCCGCCGGGCGGGCGCCGCGCTCTCGGACGACGACGGGCGGTACGCCCTCGCGGTCCCGGCCGACGGCGCGTACGTGCTCGCGGCCACCGCCGCCGGGCACGCGCCGGGCGCCGTCTCGGCCGTCCACCGCGGCGAGGAGCGGCCCGTCGAGGTCGACCTGGCGCTGCCGGGCGACAGCGAGATCCTGGCCTGA
- a CDS encoding class I SAM-dependent methyltransferase yields the protein MAATQAQAPAPEVLGAFEAAKGFMPVHEGLALYAAAREAAALGLPLLEVGTYCGRSTILLADAARAAGVSVITVDHHRGSEEQQPGWDYHDPQTVDPEVGRMDTLPTFRRTLHKAGLEDHVIAVVGRSPQVARIWRAPLGLVFIDGGHTDEHASADYEGWAPHVAEGGLLVIHDVFPDPVDEWTGQAPYRVYLRALESGMFTETSVTDSLRVLRRTGAAGSGRG from the coding sequence ATGGCTGCCACTCAGGCTCAGGCCCCGGCACCGGAGGTCCTCGGCGCCTTCGAGGCGGCCAAGGGCTTCATGCCCGTCCACGAAGGGCTCGCCCTGTACGCGGCCGCGCGCGAGGCGGCGGCCCTCGGGCTTCCCCTGCTCGAAGTCGGCACGTACTGCGGCCGCTCCACCATCCTGCTCGCGGACGCGGCCCGCGCGGCCGGTGTGAGTGTGATCACGGTCGACCACCACCGGGGCAGCGAGGAGCAGCAGCCCGGCTGGGACTACCACGACCCGCAGACCGTGGATCCGGAGGTGGGCCGCATGGACACGCTGCCGACCTTCCGGCGCACGCTGCACAAGGCGGGCCTGGAGGACCACGTGATCGCGGTCGTCGGCCGCTCCCCGCAGGTGGCGCGGATCTGGCGGGCCCCGCTCGGCCTGGTCTTCATCGACGGCGGGCACACCGACGAGCACGCGAGCGCGGACTACGAGGGGTGGGCGCCGCACGTGGCGGAGGGCGGCCTGCTCGTCATCCACGACGTGTTCCCCGACCCGGTGGACGAGTGGACCGGGCAGGCCCCGTACCGCGTCTACCTCCGGGCCCTGGAGTCCGGGATGTTCACAGAGACCTCGGTCACCGACTCCCTCCGCGTCCTGCGCCGAACCGGCGCGGCCGGCTCCGGCCGCGGCTAG
- a CDS encoding N-acetylmuramoyl-L-alanine amidase, producing MSYVGPDSQPPRPPRRFGGGRTLAVTLAVLAPATLAGYLIHGATSGDGDGDAKSPRTLPSASRSDQNAPSKPTADGPAKSPAADRSEKPEDEPDPKEDGKGDDKPSGKAPSGGRPAASGPLKGKVVVIDPGHNPGNFRHTAEINRPVNIGTHSKECDTTGTSTNRGYTEARFTLDLAHRLRDQLHRQGATVRLTQDGDRAWGPCVDERARIGNAARADAVVSLHADGSAVGNRGFHVILPAKVRGGAADTTAIVGPSRDLGERIAGKFLSTTKSAPSNYVGDGTGLDVRRDLGGLNLSKVPKVFIECGNMRDPQDEALLTNPDWRQKAARGISDGIGSFLAR from the coding sequence GTGTCGTACGTAGGTCCGGACAGTCAGCCACCGCGCCCGCCCCGCCGCTTCGGCGGCGGCCGCACGCTCGCGGTCACCCTCGCCGTGCTCGCCCCCGCCACGCTCGCGGGCTATCTCATCCACGGTGCGACGAGCGGAGACGGAGACGGAGACGCGAAGTCGCCGAGAACGCTGCCGTCGGCCAGCCGCTCGGACCAGAACGCGCCCTCGAAGCCGACCGCCGACGGCCCCGCGAAGTCCCCCGCCGCGGACAGGTCCGAGAAGCCGGAGGACGAGCCCGACCCCAAGGAAGACGGCAAGGGCGACGACAAGCCGTCGGGGAAGGCCCCGTCGGGGGGCCGCCCCGCGGCGTCGGGCCCCCTCAAGGGCAAGGTCGTGGTGATCGACCCGGGCCACAACCCGGGCAACTTCCGGCACACCGCGGAGATCAACCGCCCGGTGAACATCGGCACCCACTCCAAGGAGTGCGACACCACCGGCACCTCCACCAACAGGGGTTACACGGAGGCCCGGTTCACCCTGGACCTCGCCCACCGCCTGCGCGACCAGCTGCACCGCCAGGGCGCCACGGTCCGCCTCACCCAGGACGGCGACCGCGCCTGGGGCCCGTGCGTCGACGAGCGCGCCCGCATCGGCAACGCGGCCCGCGCCGACGCCGTCGTCTCCCTGCACGCCGACGGCTCGGCCGTCGGCAACCGCGGCTTCCACGTCATCCTGCCCGCGAAGGTCCGCGGCGGCGCCGCCGACACCACCGCCATCGTCGGCCCCTCCCGCGACCTCGGCGAACGCATCGCGGGCAAGTTCCTGTCCACCACCAAGAGCGCCCCCTCCAACTACGTCGGCGACGGCACGGGCCTCGACGTCCGCCGCGACCTGGGCGGCCTCAACCTCTCCAAGGTCCCCAAGGTCTTCATCGAGTGCGGCAACATGCGCGACCCGCAGGACGAGGCGTTGCTCACGAACCCGGACTGGCGCCAGAAGGCGGCCCGCGGCATTTCTGACGGAATCGGGAGCTTCCTCGCCCGCTGA
- a CDS encoding LLM class F420-dependent oxidoreductase has product MRLGLALGYWGRGPEPGQLALVQEAERLGYDSVWTAEAWGSDAFTTLTWIAAHTSRIRLGTAVAQMAARSPTATAMHALTLDHLSGGRVLLGLGLSGPQVVEGWYGRPFPRSPLTATREYVDVVRQVLRRESPVVLDGRFHPLPYPGDDGSGLGKPLKSITHPLRGDLPVLLGAEGPKNVAQTVRIADGWLPLYWSPTRTDVYEASLTGLRDGFVVAPLVRATVCADVREGLLPVKAMLGFYIGGMGHAARNFHADLMARMGYAREARRVRELFLAGRREEAVLAVPDAFADEISLVGPRERIAERLDLWRKGPVTDLLVLARDRDTLRALAELNG; this is encoded by the coding sequence ATGCGGCTTGGGCTCGCGCTCGGGTACTGGGGCCGCGGCCCCGAACCGGGGCAGCTCGCGCTCGTCCAGGAGGCCGAGCGGCTCGGGTACGACTCGGTGTGGACCGCCGAGGCCTGGGGCTCGGACGCGTTCACCACGCTGACCTGGATCGCGGCGCACACCTCGCGGATCCGGCTCGGCACGGCGGTGGCGCAGATGGCCGCCCGCTCCCCCACCGCCACGGCCATGCACGCCCTCACCCTCGACCACCTCTCCGGCGGCCGCGTGCTCCTCGGGCTCGGGCTCTCGGGCCCGCAGGTGGTGGAGGGCTGGTACGGCAGGCCGTTCCCCAGGTCACCGCTGACCGCGACGCGGGAGTACGTGGACGTCGTACGCCAGGTGCTGCGGCGCGAGTCCCCGGTGGTGCTCGACGGCCGCTTCCACCCGCTGCCGTACCCGGGGGACGACGGGTCCGGGCTCGGCAAGCCGCTGAAGTCCATCACGCACCCGCTCCGCGGCGACCTGCCCGTGCTGCTCGGCGCCGAGGGCCCGAAGAACGTCGCGCAGACGGTCCGGATCGCGGACGGCTGGCTGCCCCTGTACTGGTCGCCGACGCGCACGGACGTGTACGAGGCCTCGCTGACCGGCCTGCGGGACGGCTTCGTGGTGGCCCCGCTCGTCCGCGCGACCGTGTGCGCCGACGTCCGCGAGGGCCTCCTCCCGGTGAAGGCCATGCTCGGCTTCTACATCGGCGGCATGGGCCACGCCGCACGGAACTTCCACGCCGACCTGATGGCCCGGATGGGATACGCGCGGGAGGCGCGGCGGGTGCGGGAGCTGTTCCTCGCCGGGCGCCGCGAAGAGGCCGTGCTCGCCGTGCCGGACGCCTTCGCCGACGAGATCTCCCTGGTCGGCCCGCGCGAGCGGATCGCCGAACGCCTTGACCTGTGGCGCAAGGGCCCGGTCACCGACCTCCTCGTCCTCGCCCGGGACCGGGACACGCTGCGCGCCCTGGCCGAACTCAACGGCTAG
- a CDS encoding substrate-binding domain-containing protein, whose product MRRRALAVCLALLAATLTGCTRGGDTTTLRVLASPELADVEPLLDELKDDTGVELDLDFKATADLSGPLGSYDLAWPASDRSYLLRLRERGRPTAPPESTAIMRSPVVVGLTRATAERVRAAARGSRVTWADIADAAADGTVRFGMADPRRSDTGRAALVGVATAAAGTGGVLRERDVSCDRLRGFRSGQTLTAASSRALIDAYVRSPDKANALIAHEAELLSLNAAGTPRGPLEIVHPADGMVLSDFPLMLLDAKEHKAYRKVVDWLRRDDVQKKLVERTWRRPVGADVPRPPQLRSAIGNALSYPDQLSVIRRLMDDYGDPARRTGDHVVFLLDFSTSMRGGRMADLRAAFAGLSGADPTAAGKFARFYRGERLTVARFAGRVLEERTVTVRGDGDLRRLNSFVADGRFGDATAVWSALDRGYDRAEASAEDDPGRRVSIVLMTDGESNSGLSYGQFARRHSERGAAARSVPTFPVHLGEADAKALRRAAEATGGRVVDAGSSSLSQAFKEIRGCR is encoded by the coding sequence GTGAGGCGGCGCGCCCTCGCCGTCTGTCTGGCGCTCCTCGCCGCCACCCTCACCGGCTGCACCCGGGGCGGCGACACCACCACCCTGAGGGTGCTCGCAAGCCCCGAACTCGCCGATGTGGAACCGCTGTTGGACGAGCTGAAGGACGACACCGGGGTCGAGCTCGACCTCGACTTCAAGGCCACCGCCGACCTCTCGGGACCGCTCGGCTCCTACGACCTGGCCTGGCCCGCGTCCGACCGCTCGTATCTGCTGCGGCTGCGGGAGCGCGGGCGGCCGACCGCGCCGCCCGAGTCCACCGCGATCATGCGCTCGCCGGTCGTCGTCGGCCTCACCCGCGCCACCGCGGAGCGCGTCCGCGCCGCGGCCCGGGGCTCCCGGGTCACCTGGGCCGACATCGCGGACGCCGCAGCCGACGGCACCGTGCGCTTCGGCATGGCCGACCCGCGGCGCAGCGACACGGGGCGGGCGGCGCTCGTCGGCGTGGCCACCGCCGCCGCGGGCACCGGCGGGGTGCTGCGCGAGCGGGACGTGTCCTGCGACCGGCTGCGCGGCTTCCGCTCCGGGCAGACGCTGACGGCCGCCAGCTCCCGCGCCCTGATCGACGCCTACGTACGCAGTCCCGACAAGGCCAACGCGCTCATCGCGCACGAGGCGGAACTCCTCTCCCTGAACGCGGCGGGGACCCCGCGCGGCCCCCTGGAGATCGTGCACCCGGCGGACGGCATGGTCCTGTCGGACTTCCCGCTGATGCTGCTCGACGCCAAGGAGCACAAGGCGTACCGCAAGGTCGTCGACTGGCTGCGGCGCGACGACGTACAGAAGAAGCTGGTGGAGCGCACCTGGCGGCGGCCCGTCGGCGCGGACGTGCCCCGGCCGCCGCAGCTGCGGTCCGCCATCGGCAACGCGCTCTCGTACCCCGACCAGCTCTCCGTCATCCGCCGACTGATGGACGACTACGGCGACCCGGCCCGGCGCACCGGCGACCACGTGGTGTTCCTGCTCGACTTCTCCACGTCGATGCGCGGCGGGCGGATGGCCGACCTGCGCGCGGCGTTCGCCGGGCTGAGCGGGGCGGATCCGACGGCCGCGGGCAAGTTCGCCCGCTTCTACCGGGGCGAGCGCCTGACCGTGGCCCGGTTCGCGGGCCGCGTCCTGGAGGAACGTACGGTGACGGTGCGCGGCGACGGCGATCTGCGCAGGCTCAACTCCTTCGTCGCGGACGGCCGCTTCGGCGACGCGACGGCCGTGTGGTCGGCCCTCGACCGCGGCTACGACCGGGCCGAGGCCAGCGCCGAGGACGACCCGGGCCGCCGCGTCTCGATCGTCCTGATGACCGACGGCGAGAGCAACTCGGGCCTGTCGTACGGCCAGTTCGCCCGCCGCCACTCCGAACGGGGCGCCGCCGCGCGGTCGGTGCCCACCTTCCCCGTCCACTTAGGAGAGGCCGACGCGAAGGCGCTGCGGCGCGCCGCCGAGGCGACCGGCGGCCGCGTCGTGGACGCCGGGTCCTCCTCCCTCTCCCAGGCGTTCAAGGAGATCCGTGGGTGTCGTTGA
- a CDS encoding prenyltransferase has protein sequence MTSPERTEHLVLPGVLTAHQAADTVRGILAAQRPDGAIPWFRGHHLDPWDHTEAAMALDAAGEHAAAARAYDWLARHQNADGSWYAAYADGDPDAVTDRGRETNFCAYVAVGVWHHYLTTGDEVFLDRMWPVVVAAVEFVLALQQPGGQIGWKREPDGTPVADALLTGSSSIHQALRCALAVAETREDPQPDWELAAGALAHAIRRHPERFLDKDRYSMDWYYPVLGGALTGAEAKARIEEGWDRFVVPGLGVRCVVPNPWVTGGESAELALALWALGESDRAVDVLKSIQHLRDDATGLYWTGYVYDDAAVWPVEQTTWTAGSLLLAVAALGGDEATCRVFSGTDLPEGLDPDCC, from the coding sequence GTGACGAGTCCCGAGCGCACCGAACACCTGGTCCTGCCCGGCGTTCTGACGGCACATCAGGCGGCGGACACGGTCCGCGGCATCCTCGCCGCACAGCGCCCGGACGGCGCCATACCGTGGTTCCGCGGCCACCACCTGGACCCGTGGGACCACACCGAGGCGGCCATGGCCCTGGACGCGGCCGGCGAGCACGCGGCCGCCGCCCGCGCCTACGACTGGCTCGCCCGGCACCAGAACGCGGACGGCTCCTGGTACGCGGCGTACGCCGACGGCGACCCGGACGCCGTCACGGACCGCGGCCGCGAGACCAACTTCTGCGCGTACGTGGCCGTCGGCGTCTGGCACCACTATCTGACCACCGGCGACGAGGTGTTCCTCGACCGCATGTGGCCGGTGGTCGTGGCCGCCGTCGAGTTCGTGCTCGCGCTGCAGCAGCCGGGCGGCCAGATCGGCTGGAAGCGGGAGCCGGACGGCACCCCGGTCGCCGACGCGCTCCTGACCGGCTCCTCCTCCATCCACCAGGCGCTGCGCTGCGCCCTCGCCGTCGCCGAGACGCGCGAGGACCCGCAGCCCGACTGGGAGCTGGCGGCGGGTGCACTGGCCCACGCGATCCGGCGGCACCCCGAGCGGTTCCTCGACAAGGACCGCTACTCGATGGACTGGTACTACCCCGTCCTCGGCGGCGCGCTCACCGGGGCCGAGGCCAAGGCCCGCATCGAGGAGGGCTGGGACCGCTTCGTGGTGCCGGGGCTCGGCGTGCGCTGCGTGGTGCCCAACCCGTGGGTGACCGGCGGCGAGAGCGCCGAACTCGCCCTCGCCCTGTGGGCCCTCGGCGAGTCCGACCGCGCCGTGGACGTCCTGAAGTCCATCCAGCACCTGCGCGACGACGCGACCGGCCTGTACTGGACGGGCTACGTGTACGACGACGCGGCGGTCTGGCCCGTCGAGCAGACCACCTGGACGGCGGGCTCCCTGCTGCTCGCGGTGGCGGCGCTCGGCGGCGACGAGGCCACCTGCCGGGTCTTCTCGGGCACGGACCTGCCGGAGGGCCTGGACCCGGACTGCTGCTAG
- a CDS encoding class I SAM-dependent methyltransferase translates to MLTVDFTRFPLAPGDRVLDLGCGAGRHAFECYRRGAQVVALDRNGEEIREVAKWFAAMKEAGEAPAGATATAMEGDALNLPFPDESFDVVIISEVMEHIPDDKGVLAEMVRVLKPGGRIAVTVPRYGPEKVCWTLSDAYHEVEGGHIRIYKADELLAKMRESGLKPYGTHHAHGLHSPYWWLKCAFGVDNDKALPVRAYHKLLVWDIMKKPLATKLAEQALNPLIGKSFVAYATKPHLPRAAAAPATAPVDAKAGA, encoded by the coding sequence GTGCTGACCGTCGACTTCACCCGCTTCCCGCTCGCGCCGGGGGACCGCGTCCTCGACCTCGGCTGCGGGGCCGGACGGCACGCCTTCGAGTGCTACCGGCGCGGCGCCCAGGTGGTGGCGCTCGACCGGAACGGCGAGGAGATCCGCGAGGTCGCCAAGTGGTTCGCGGCGATGAAGGAGGCGGGCGAGGCCCCCGCGGGCGCCACCGCGACCGCGATGGAGGGCGACGCGCTCAACCTGCCCTTCCCCGACGAGTCGTTCGACGTCGTGATCATCTCCGAGGTGATGGAGCACATCCCCGACGACAAGGGCGTCCTCGCGGAGATGGTCCGGGTCCTCAAGCCCGGCGGCCGCATAGCGGTCACCGTGCCGCGCTACGGCCCGGAGAAGGTCTGCTGGACGCTCAGCGACGCGTACCACGAGGTCGAGGGCGGCCACATCCGCATCTACAAGGCGGACGAACTCCTCGCGAAGATGCGCGAGTCGGGCCTCAAGCCCTACGGCACCCACCACGCGCACGGCCTGCACTCCCCGTACTGGTGGCTCAAGTGCGCGTTCGGCGTCGACAACGACAAGGCGCTGCCCGTCCGCGCGTACCACAAGCTCCTGGTCTGGGACATCATGAAGAAGCCGCTGGCGACGAAGCTCGCCGAGCAGGCCCTGAACCCGCTGATCGGCAAGAGCTTCGTGGCGTACGCGACCAAGCCGCACCTGCCGCGCGCCGCCGCCGCTCCCGCCACCGCTCCCGTCGACGCGAAGGCCGGGGCGTGA
- a CDS encoding glycosyltransferase family 4 protein: MTAEAREAGPPPGSAMDGGRALRIALLTYKGNPFCGGQGVYVRHLSRELVRLGHRVEVIGAQPYPVLDEGEDLEGLRLTELPSLDLYRQPDPFRTPKRDEYRDWVDALEVATMWTGGFPEPVTFSLRARRHLRARRGAFDVIHDNQTLGYGLLGDLGAPLVTTIHHPITVDRQLELDAAADWKRRASVRRWYAFTRMQKRVARRLPSIVTVSGTSRQEIVDHLGVRPQRINVVHIGADTDLFSPDPAVPEVPGRIVTTSSADVPLKGLIHLVEALAKARTEHPDAHLVVVGKRPEEGPVAAAVERYGLEGAIEFVKGISDAELVDLVRSAQVACVPSLYEGFSLPAAEAMATGTPLLATTGGAIPEVAGADGETCLAVPPGDPGALAAGLGRLLGDAELRARLGAAGRARVLDRFTWARAAQGTVERYRAAMDCSPGPVPVRAAAPREAAPAAALPEVAGSHHESRTPC, translated from the coding sequence GTGACCGCTGAGGCCAGAGAGGCGGGCCCCCCGCCGGGGTCGGCGATGGACGGCGGCCGCGCGCTGCGCATCGCACTCCTGACCTACAAAGGGAACCCGTTCTGCGGCGGCCAGGGCGTGTACGTGCGCCACCTCTCCCGTGAGCTCGTCCGGCTCGGCCACCGCGTCGAGGTCATCGGCGCCCAGCCCTATCCGGTGCTCGACGAGGGCGAGGACCTCGAAGGCCTCCGCCTGACCGAGCTGCCGAGCCTGGACCTCTACCGCCAGCCCGACCCCTTCCGCACGCCCAAGCGCGACGAGTACCGCGACTGGGTCGACGCCCTCGAAGTCGCCACGATGTGGACCGGCGGCTTCCCGGAGCCGGTCACCTTCAGCCTGCGGGCCCGGCGCCATCTGCGCGCCCGGCGCGGGGCGTTCGACGTCATCCACGACAACCAGACGCTCGGCTACGGCCTGCTCGGCGACCTCGGCGCCCCGCTGGTCACGACCATCCACCACCCGATCACCGTCGACCGGCAGCTCGAACTCGACGCGGCCGCCGACTGGAAGCGCCGCGCGTCCGTGCGCCGCTGGTACGCGTTCACGCGCATGCAGAAGCGTGTCGCGCGCCGCCTGCCGTCGATCGTCACGGTCTCCGGCACCTCGCGCCAGGAGATCGTCGACCACCTCGGCGTGCGCCCGCAGCGGATCAACGTCGTCCACATCGGCGCCGACACCGACCTCTTCTCACCCGACCCCGCCGTGCCGGAGGTGCCGGGCAGGATCGTGACGACGTCCAGCGCGGACGTCCCGCTCAAGGGCCTGATCCATCTCGTCGAGGCGCTCGCGAAGGCCCGTACGGAGCACCCCGACGCGCACCTCGTCGTGGTCGGCAAGCGCCCCGAGGAGGGCCCGGTCGCCGCCGCCGTCGAGCGGTACGGCCTCGAAGGGGCCATCGAGTTCGTCAAGGGCATCTCGGACGCGGAACTCGTCGACCTGGTGCGCTCGGCGCAGGTGGCCTGCGTGCCCTCCCTGTACGAGGGCTTCTCGCTGCCCGCGGCCGAGGCGATGGCCACGGGGACGCCGCTGCTCGCCACGACCGGCGGGGCCATCCCGGAGGTCGCGGGGGCCGACGGGGAGACGTGCCTCGCGGTGCCGCCCGGCGACCCGGGCGCCCTCGCCGCGGGCCTCGGACGCCTCCTGGGCGACGCGGAGCTGCGGGCGCGGCTCGGCGCGGCCGGGCGCGCCCGGGTCCTCGACAGGTTCACCTGGGCGCGGGCCGCACAGGGCACGGTGGAGCGCTACCGCGCGGCCATGGACTGCTCCCCGGGCCCGGTCCCGGTCCGCGCCGCGGCCCCGCGGGAGGCCGCTCCCGCGGCCGCCCTCCCCGAAGTTGCTGGCTCCCACCACGAAAGCAGGACCCCGTGCTGA
- a CDS encoding TetR family transcriptional regulator, producing the protein MTADAKTAGARATASPLTERQEARRRRILHASAQLASRGGFDAVQMREVAEAAGVALGTLYRYFPSKVHLLVATMQDQLQQMHTTLRKRPPAGETPAERVAETLMRAFRALQREPHLADAMVRALTFADRSVSPEVDTVSRLTTAIVLDAMGLDGQPTAAQLSAVRVIEHTWHSALITWLSGRASIAQVKIDIEMVCRLIDLTASET; encoded by the coding sequence ATGACAGCTGACGCGAAGACGGCCGGGGCGCGGGCGACGGCGTCGCCGCTCACCGAGCGCCAGGAGGCGCGCCGCCGCCGCATCCTGCACGCCAGCGCCCAACTGGCCAGCCGCGGCGGCTTCGACGCGGTCCAGATGCGCGAGGTCGCGGAGGCCGCCGGGGTCGCCCTCGGCACGCTCTACCGCTACTTCCCCTCGAAGGTGCACCTGCTCGTCGCGACGATGCAGGACCAGCTCCAGCAGATGCACACCACGCTGCGCAAGCGGCCGCCCGCCGGCGAGACGCCCGCCGAGCGGGTCGCGGAGACGCTGATGCGGGCCTTCCGCGCGCTCCAGCGCGAGCCGCACCTCGCGGACGCGATGGTGCGCGCCCTGACCTTCGCCGACCGCTCCGTGAGCCCCGAGGTGGACACGGTCTCGCGGCTCACGACCGCGATCGTCCTGGACGCCATGGGCCTGGACGGACAGCCGACCGCGGCGCAGCTCTCCGCGGTGCGGGTGATCGAGCACACCTGGCACTCGGCGCTGATCACCTGGCTCTCCGGGCGGGCCTCCATCGCCCAGGTGAAGATCGACATCGAGATGGTGTGCCGACTGATCGACCTGACGGCGTCGGAGACGTAG
- a CDS encoding ferredoxin, whose protein sequence is MGDRWHVEVDRSVCIGSGMCAGLAPDGFALDSARQSHPRRAETDAAEQILEAAEGCPVEAITITLLGSGEVVFPPEE, encoded by the coding sequence ATGGGCGACCGCTGGCACGTCGAGGTCGACCGGTCCGTGTGCATCGGCTCCGGGATGTGCGCGGGTCTGGCGCCGGACGGCTTCGCCCTGGACTCCGCGCGCCAGTCGCACCCCAGGCGGGCCGAGACGGACGCGGCCGAGCAGATCCTGGAGGCCGCCGAGGGCTGCCCGGTCGAGGCCATCACGATCACCCTGCTCGGCAGCGGCGAGGTGGTGTTCCCGCCGGAGGAGTAG